The following are from one region of the Halobacteriovorax vibrionivorans genome:
- a CDS encoding restriction endonuclease, translating into MSARKNKKLKYLIRKVNRTYEEFDKKKFAKSLKAAGVSKEDTEDIVNEVYQGLEPLSSTTKIHQQTYRALKKISKVDAANYNIKRAIYKLGPTGYPFEVLCAEMFKAKGYETQVSVLKKGVNVLHEVDVVAERADGDIYCECKFHNRKYYKNDVKIPLYVHSRYLDIKEANPELKFQYALMSNTQFSEDAIAYANGVGLLLYSMNYPKKNTFCQLIQKYRIYPITALSTLRAREKKALLQRNIVVIKHLERKHLEKLGLSKNEINKVMREVKLLLKRD; encoded by the coding sequence ATGAGCGCTAGAAAAAATAAAAAGCTTAAGTACTTAATTCGAAAAGTGAATCGTACGTATGAAGAATTTGATAAGAAGAAGTTTGCAAAAAGTTTAAAAGCTGCTGGTGTATCAAAAGAGGACACTGAAGATATTGTTAATGAGGTCTATCAGGGACTAGAACCCCTGTCATCAACAACCAAGATTCATCAGCAAACATATCGAGCTTTAAAGAAGATCTCCAAAGTCGATGCTGCTAATTATAATATCAAAAGGGCCATCTATAAATTAGGTCCAACAGGTTATCCTTTTGAAGTCTTATGTGCAGAAATGTTTAAGGCCAAGGGGTACGAAACTCAAGTTTCTGTTTTAAAAAAAGGAGTGAATGTTCTACATGAAGTGGATGTTGTCGCGGAACGTGCTGATGGTGATATATATTGTGAATGCAAATTTCACAATCGCAAATATTATAAGAACGATGTGAAAATTCCACTCTATGTTCATTCGCGCTACCTAGATATAAAAGAGGCCAATCCAGAATTAAAATTCCAATATGCACTGATGTCCAATACTCAATTTTCTGAAGATGCAATCGCCTATGCTAATGGAGTAGGCTTGCTTCTTTATTCAATGAATTACCCTAAGAAGAATACTTTCTGCCAATTGATTCAAAAATATCGTATCTATCCAATAACAGCTTTATCGACTTTAAGGGCACGAGAGAAGAAGGCCCTATTGCAAAGAAATATCGTCGTTATTAAGCACTTAGAAAGAAAGCACCTTGAAAAGCTTGGTCTCTCAAAGAATGAAATCAATAAGGTCATGAGAGAAGTTAAGCTACTTCTTAAGCGAGATTAA
- a CDS encoding MBL fold metallo-hydrolase RNA specificity domain-containing protein: MDNMKLVFYGATSTVTGSKTLLEINNKKVLVDSGMYQGDKDSTKKNQVLPNFNINEIDAIFLTHAHYDHCGYLPVLIKNGFKGKIYCTEGTRKIVELILRDSASIQAYEFKEGKSQSILYDLDDVDATLSHLRSVSLNKWYDKGFRFIYEEAGHILGAANITFDNGTKKICFSGDVGRRDDLIHNPPQKNIQADYLVLESTYGDRLHKKEDSIEILKKHIERIISTNGVLLIPAFAVARAQVLMYLMSELFAKEPQVKIPVYLDTPMGVRATRLYMGMADSLKVDPEQFNEAMKSVKFIEYSSDTKKLARTKKPFILISSSGMISGGKVLKYMEMYGKHENNTILITGFQGEGTIGRKLVEEEREIYLLGHSMEVKAHVEKLESLSAHADRDELIEFIQKVGPSLKKVFLNHGEEETVIHFAKSIEERLKIKTINVEDGKTYLLDS; encoded by the coding sequence ATGGATAATATGAAACTTGTATTTTATGGTGCCACTTCAACAGTAACCGGATCTAAGACATTATTAGAAATTAATAATAAGAAGGTTCTTGTTGATAGTGGAATGTATCAAGGTGATAAAGATTCTACGAAAAAGAATCAAGTTCTTCCCAATTTCAATATTAATGAAATTGATGCAATCTTTTTAACTCACGCTCATTACGATCATTGTGGCTACTTACCTGTGCTAATAAAGAATGGCTTTAAAGGCAAGATCTATTGTACAGAGGGAACACGTAAGATTGTTGAGCTTATTTTAAGAGACTCTGCTAGTATTCAAGCTTACGAGTTTAAAGAAGGTAAGTCTCAGTCAATCCTCTATGATCTTGATGATGTTGATGCAACTCTAAGTCATCTAAGGTCTGTAAGTTTAAATAAATGGTATGACAAAGGCTTTCGATTTATCTATGAAGAAGCGGGTCATATCCTCGGTGCCGCCAATATCACATTTGATAATGGGACAAAGAAAATATGTTTTTCTGGAGATGTAGGAAGAAGAGATGATCTAATTCATAATCCGCCACAAAAGAATATTCAAGCGGACTATCTTGTTTTAGAGTCAACATATGGTGATCGGCTTCATAAGAAAGAAGATTCTATTGAAATATTAAAAAAACATATTGAAAGAATAATTTCAACAAATGGCGTCTTACTTATCCCTGCTTTTGCTGTCGCAAGAGCGCAGGTTCTTATGTATCTAATGTCTGAGCTGTTTGCAAAAGAGCCTCAAGTAAAAATACCTGTCTATCTAGATACTCCAATGGGGGTTAGGGCCACAAGACTCTATATGGGTATGGCCGACTCGCTAAAAGTTGATCCTGAACAATTTAATGAAGCAATGAAGTCTGTGAAGTTTATAGAATATAGCTCCGATACAAAGAAGCTAGCTAGAACAAAGAAACCATTTATTCTAATTAGTTCGTCGGGAATGATAAGCGGTGGAAAAGTTCTCAAATACATGGAAATGTATGGAAAACATGAAAATAACACTATTCTTATAACTGGATTTCAAGGTGAAGGAACAATCGGAAGGAAGTTAGTAGAAGAAGAAAGAGAAATTTACTTACTTGGACATAGTATGGAGGTTAAGGCACATGTGGAGAAGCTAGAGTCTTTATCTGCTCATGCTGATCGAGATGAATTAATCGAATTTATTCAAAAAGTTGGGCCATCGTTAAAGAAAGTCTTCTTGAATCACGGGGAAGAAGAAACAGTTATACATTTTGCAAAGAGTATTGAAGAGCGATTAAAGATTAAGACCATCAATGTTGAAGATGGTAAGACATATCTTTTGGATAGTTAA
- the fghA gene encoding S-formylglutathione hydrolase, with protein MSFEKVKSHKSFEGETAFCLHSSSVTKTDMKFSYFKPKTDKIENIIIWLSGLTCTEENFITKAGAQLHLANTNTMIVCPDTSPRGLDLPGEHDSYDFGSGAGFYLNATTEGYKDHYNMYDYIVTELIPMLKDEFKPENFSITGHSMGGHGALVIGLRNPDLFKAISAFSPIVNPTAVAWGEKALTGYLGDDREAWKAYDACELVKSGKRHVKKILIEQGLADEFFEGQLKTKNFEDACTDNNQDLQVNYREGYDHSYYFIASFIGDHIKHLIS; from the coding sequence ATGAGCTTTGAAAAAGTAAAGAGTCATAAATCGTTTGAAGGGGAGACAGCTTTCTGTCTCCACTCATCAAGTGTAACAAAAACAGATATGAAGTTTTCGTACTTCAAACCTAAGACAGATAAAATTGAAAATATCATTATTTGGTTATCTGGACTTACTTGTACTGAAGAAAACTTTATTACAAAAGCAGGAGCTCAGCTTCATCTTGCAAATACTAATACTATGATTGTTTGTCCTGATACCTCACCAAGAGGACTTGATCTTCCTGGTGAGCATGATAGTTATGATTTCGGTTCTGGCGCCGGTTTTTATCTTAATGCCACAACTGAAGGATATAAAGATCATTATAATATGTATGACTATATTGTGACTGAACTCATTCCAATGCTTAAGGATGAATTTAAGCCTGAGAACTTTTCAATCACAGGTCATTCAATGGGGGGACACGGAGCTCTTGTTATTGGTTTAAGAAACCCTGATCTTTTTAAAGCGATTTCTGCATTTTCTCCAATTGTTAATCCTACAGCAGTAGCTTGGGGAGAGAAGGCCCTTACAGGTTACCTTGGTGATGATCGTGAAGCATGGAAAGCATATGATGCTTGTGAGCTTGTAAAAAGTGGGAAGCGTCATGTTAAGAAAATCTTAATTGAACAAGGTTTAGCTGACGAATTCTTTGAGGGACAACTAAAAACTAAGAACTTCGAAGATGCTTGCACTGATAATAATCAGGATTTACAAGTTAATTATCGTGAAGGCTATGACCATAGCTATTATTTCATTGCTAGCTTTATTGGTGATCATATAAAACATCTAATTTCATGA
- a CDS encoding S-(hydroxymethyl)glutathione dehydrogenase/class III alcohol dehydrogenase yields the protein MKVKAAVAWGPNEPLKIEEVDLEGPKKGEVLVKMHATGVCHTDAYTLSGADPEGLFPVILGHEGGGVVVEVGEGVTSVEVGDHVIPLYTAECGECKMCKSGKTNLCSSVRETQGRGLMPDGTSRFSKDGKMIHHYMGTSTFAEYTVVAEVSLAKVSKEAPLDKICLLGCGVTTGIGAVFNTAKVEEGATIAVFGLGGIGLSVIQGAKMAKAGRIIAIDINDDKKEMAMKFGATDFVNPKKYDKPIQEVIVELTDGGVDYSFECVGNVELMRSALECCHKGWGESIIIGVAGAGQEISTRPFQLVTGRVWRGSAFGGVKGRTELPGYVDRYMSGEINLDDLVTFKLPLEKINEAFDLMHEGKAIRTVIDFNTEG from the coding sequence ATGAAAGTAAAAGCAGCTGTCGCTTGGGGCCCAAATGAGCCACTTAAAATTGAAGAAGTTGACCTAGAAGGACCAAAGAAAGGTGAAGTTCTAGTCAAGATGCACGCAACTGGTGTTTGCCATACTGATGCATACACGCTCTCTGGTGCGGATCCTGAAGGGCTTTTCCCTGTAATTCTTGGCCATGAAGGTGGTGGGGTTGTTGTTGAAGTAGGTGAAGGTGTAACAAGTGTAGAAGTTGGTGATCATGTTATTCCTCTATACACTGCTGAATGTGGTGAATGTAAAATGTGTAAATCTGGAAAGACGAACCTTTGTTCTTCAGTAAGAGAAACACAAGGTCGAGGACTGATGCCAGATGGGACAAGCCGTTTCTCTAAAGATGGAAAGATGATCCACCACTATATGGGAACTTCAACTTTTGCTGAATACACAGTAGTGGCAGAAGTTTCACTAGCAAAAGTAAGTAAGGAAGCTCCTCTTGATAAAATCTGCCTTCTTGGTTGTGGTGTAACAACTGGTATTGGTGCAGTATTCAATACTGCAAAGGTAGAAGAAGGTGCAACAATTGCAGTTTTTGGACTAGGTGGTATTGGACTTTCAGTTATCCAAGGTGCCAAGATGGCAAAAGCAGGAAGAATTATTGCAATTGATATTAATGACGATAAGAAAGAGATGGCCATGAAATTTGGTGCAACTGACTTTGTTAATCCAAAAAAATATGACAAGCCAATCCAAGAAGTTATTGTTGAATTAACTGATGGTGGCGTTGATTATTCATTTGAGTGTGTTGGTAATGTTGAGCTTATGAGATCTGCTCTTGAGTGTTGTCATAAAGGTTGGGGTGAATCGATTATCATTGGTGTTGCCGGTGCTGGACAAGAGATTAGTACTCGTCCATTCCAACTAGTAACTGGACGTGTTTGGCGTGGTAGTGCTTTCGGTGGTGTAAAAGGAAGAACTGAACTTCCAGGCTACGTTGATCGTTATATGTCTGGAGAAATCAATCTTGATGATCTTGTAACATTCAAACTTCCACTAGAAAAAATCAATGAAGCTTTCGATCTAATGCACGAAGGTAAGGCCATTAGAACAGTTATTGATTTTAACACTGAAGGGTAA
- a CDS encoding LysR substrate-binding domain-containing protein gives METIKDLTHIYSFIKVAQFRSFTKAAEALKVSRSHLSKSVKELEEKLGQPLLKRNTRFIDFTDFGKKYFETCANHIEEIERFTKISKETVKDTKGKIRISLAGAYGEDVIAPMISNILLKHPGIEAELDFSTELVDITTHEFDLAIRVAEKKPTKGFAIQISERKEFVCASPNYLNKFGIPKKPKELINHNCLIGSNEKWSFTHDSGNEKVSIKGNFKSSNGRAIMNASLQGLGICKLPGVYVLDHIRNKTLLPLLSDYTQQSIPIWAVTPSKKSISSSVKLLLQEFGVFLF, from the coding sequence ATGGAAACAATAAAGGACCTTACCCATATTTATAGCTTTATCAAAGTTGCCCAATTTCGCTCATTTACAAAGGCAGCAGAAGCGCTCAAGGTTTCACGTTCACATTTGAGTAAGTCTGTTAAGGAGCTAGAAGAAAAGCTCGGTCAGCCTCTCTTAAAAAGAAATACCCGTTTTATTGACTTTACTGATTTTGGTAAAAAATACTTCGAAACTTGTGCAAATCATATCGAAGAAATAGAAAGATTTACTAAGATTTCTAAAGAAACAGTAAAAGACACCAAAGGTAAGATTAGAATTTCTTTAGCTGGTGCATACGGAGAAGATGTTATCGCACCAATGATATCAAATATCTTATTAAAGCATCCAGGAATAGAAGCGGAATTAGACTTCTCCACAGAGCTTGTGGATATAACAACTCATGAGTTTGATCTTGCAATTCGCGTCGCTGAAAAAAAACCCACAAAAGGATTTGCCATACAGATTTCAGAAAGAAAAGAATTTGTATGTGCTTCTCCAAATTACTTAAATAAATTCGGTATTCCAAAAAAACCAAAAGAACTTATTAACCACAATTGTCTTATCGGTAGCAATGAAAAGTGGAGCTTTACTCATGATAGTGGAAATGAAAAAGTTTCAATAAAAGGAAACTTTAAAAGTTCAAACGGTAGGGCCATCATGAACGCTTCTCTTCAAGGCTTAGGTATTTGCAAACTCCCAGGTGTCTATGTTTTAGACCATATTAGAAATAAAACACTACTACCACTTCTAAGTGACTACACACAACAATCAATCCCAATTTGGGCCGTAACACCATCAAAGAAATCAATTTCTTCCTCTGTTAAGTTATTACTACAAGAGTTTGGTGTCTTTCTATTTTAA
- a CDS encoding hemerythrin domain-containing protein: MSAEFKAKVEELISYHQIIRNEFKALMRRSYEIEEKYQDDPNIPKGLSNFFIRFWITIEADMQKEESHLFPLLLSNELEACEDIKEILEGHEEQELELKELMAKVQGYELSNEVNKEWTEFIKDIKRVVSDINIHMERENEILFEYLSEIEESSSLQACS; this comes from the coding sequence GTGAGTGCTGAATTCAAAGCCAAAGTAGAAGAGTTAATCTCTTATCATCAAATTATTCGAAATGAGTTTAAAGCATTAATGCGTAGATCATATGAAATTGAAGAGAAGTACCAAGATGATCCAAATATTCCAAAAGGACTTTCTAATTTCTTCATCCGTTTTTGGATTACTATAGAAGCAGATATGCAAAAAGAAGAGTCTCATTTATTTCCTCTTCTTTTATCAAATGAGCTAGAAGCCTGTGAAGATATCAAAGAAATATTAGAAGGGCATGAAGAGCAGGAGCTTGAATTAAAAGAGCTAATGGCAAAGGTTCAGGGATACGAATTAAGCAATGAAGTGAATAAAGAGTGGACTGAATTTATTAAAGATATCAAGAGAGTTGTTTCAGATATTAATATTCACATGGAACGAGAAAATGAAATTCTCTTTGAATATCTTTCTGAGATTGAAGAGTCTAGCTCTTTACAAGCTTGTTCTTAA
- a CDS encoding hemerythrin domain-containing protein translates to MSNEVNSEIQELVSDHKSLRDDFKELIIMAKEVEVKCVDPDVPKEISTFLLRFWVTIEALIQKEEGTIFPLILDDRVDESYGDIQEVLAVHRCFEKELQPLIDEVLNYEVATKSCDLWKSLVKRTRLFVEDLQAHVKKEDRFLKKSIVIFDSESIDELDLELELELEVS, encoded by the coding sequence ATGAGTAATGAAGTCAATTCTGAAATTCAAGAATTAGTTTCTGATCATAAGTCATTACGAGATGACTTTAAAGAGCTCATTATCATGGCCAAAGAAGTGGAAGTGAAATGTGTTGACCCGGATGTCCCAAAAGAAATTTCAACATTCTTATTACGCTTTTGGGTCACTATTGAGGCATTGATACAAAAAGAAGAAGGGACCATATTTCCATTAATCTTAGATGATCGTGTAGATGAAAGTTATGGTGACATACAAGAGGTATTAGCAGTACATCGCTGTTTTGAAAAAGAATTACAACCATTAATTGATGAAGTGTTGAACTATGAAGTTGCGACAAAAAGTTGTGATTTATGGAAGAGCCTAGTTAAGAGAACACGTCTTTTTGTTGAAGATCTACAGGCCCATGTAAAAAAAGAAGATCGTTTTTTAAAAAAATCAATTGTTATCTTTGATAGCGAGTCAATTGATGAGCTCGATTTAGAACTTGAACTTGAGCTTGAAGTCAGTTAG
- a CDS encoding DOPA 4,5-dioxygenase family protein — protein MKILDYHAHLYYDDETYEKALRVINKARDLNYIQVGRAHQKEVGPHPRWSCQFLFSKEKLNDFIPWLFENRDELTVFLHANTGNDYLDHTQNTLWMGEVLSLKLDIFNK, from the coding sequence ATGAAAATTTTGGACTACCATGCACACCTATATTACGACGATGAAACTTATGAAAAAGCATTAAGAGTTATTAATAAAGCTCGAGATCTTAACTATATTCAGGTTGGAAGGGCCCATCAAAAAGAGGTCGGTCCTCATCCTCGATGGAGTTGTCAGTTTCTTTTTTCTAAAGAAAAGCTTAATGATTTTATACCTTGGCTTTTTGAAAATAGAGATGAATTAACAGTTTTCTTACACGCTAACACTGGTAATGATTATCTTGATCATACTCAAAATACTTTATGGATGGGTGAAGTTTTAAGTTTGAAACTAGATATATTTAATAAATAA
- a CDS encoding anion permease, with the protein MELSEWWIIGFIISIVNIAIWMIVGGIWWKFLGLY; encoded by the coding sequence GTGGAATTAAGTGAATGGTGGATAATTGGATTTATTATTTCTATCGTAAATATTGCGATCTGGATGATAGTAGGCGGTATTTGGTGGAAGTTTTTAGGATTATATTAG
- a CDS encoding HAMP domain-containing methyl-accepting chemotaxis protein, translating to MKKQWTIKKQLIALSGTMLLIQLIIAAVGYTSLTSVKSHLYTVFSKRLPGIDALVQADRDFQQMLVAERSLLLDGLTAEQKKSFAQDYFDNKQQVVDRFNKYRKFANTQAEKEISAGFEKNIASFEKAAKAHFAIDGNGDLPAGISKAEIRKHSLTTLNTSFENAREDLNKLQELIMSMGSAEFKEADKTYSRSVFLMTFISIFSFIGSIFIAVFMARKIDSRINGIVDSISTEGNNLDAVSKTFSSRSVALSSISEQLSAAATETSSSLHEISQMIKSNTDGSNKVAHLIQESQGLVNDGVGYLSDLAQGVKEVDSSTTELATTVEKSNEELNEIVKVFEEINVKTQVINDIVFQTKLLSFNASVEAARAGENGKGFSVVAEEVGNLAKMSGESADEISKLLVDSLKKVSQIVEDSSRQVNNSLNASKDKINKSVEISSQCQKVFGQVINNFDEVAANSNEVASASKEQLIGVEEVSKAMQEISSSASQTSQSAHDLKAASTDLSQSVVNIGGNITNLKTLITENTSFVRKGEVINFMPKAKKASPKNNKAA from the coding sequence ATGAAGAAACAATGGACAATTAAAAAGCAATTAATTGCTTTGTCTGGAACAATGCTTTTAATTCAATTAATTATTGCGGCCGTAGGATATACATCTCTTACTTCTGTAAAGTCACATCTGTATACAGTTTTTTCAAAAAGACTTCCAGGTATTGATGCATTAGTACAGGCAGATAGAGATTTTCAGCAGATGCTTGTTGCAGAAAGATCACTTTTATTAGATGGCCTAACTGCAGAGCAAAAGAAGTCTTTTGCACAAGATTATTTCGATAATAAACAACAAGTTGTTGATCGCTTTAATAAGTATCGAAAGTTCGCTAATACGCAAGCTGAAAAAGAGATTTCTGCTGGCTTTGAAAAAAATATTGCCTCTTTTGAAAAAGCAGCAAAGGCGCATTTTGCTATCGATGGTAATGGGGATTTACCAGCAGGTATTTCTAAGGCGGAGATAAGAAAGCATTCTCTTACAACATTAAATACATCTTTTGAAAATGCCCGTGAAGACTTAAATAAGTTACAGGAACTTATTATGAGTATGGGGTCAGCAGAGTTTAAAGAGGCTGATAAAACATACTCTCGTTCAGTTTTCCTAATGACATTTATTTCAATATTCAGCTTTATTGGTTCGATCTTTATTGCTGTCTTTATGGCCCGTAAAATTGATAGTCGTATTAATGGAATTGTTGATTCAATTTCAACTGAAGGAAATAATCTGGATGCAGTTTCAAAAACATTTAGTAGCCGTTCTGTAGCATTGAGTTCAATCTCTGAACAATTATCTGCTGCAGCTACAGAAACATCGAGCTCTCTTCATGAAATATCTCAAATGATTAAGAGTAATACAGATGGATCAAATAAAGTAGCTCATCTAATTCAAGAGAGTCAGGGACTTGTAAATGATGGTGTTGGTTATCTTTCTGATCTCGCTCAAGGTGTAAAAGAGGTTGACTCTAGTACGACTGAATTAGCAACGACTGTAGAAAAAAGTAATGAAGAGCTAAATGAAATTGTTAAAGTATTTGAAGAGATTAACGTTAAAACGCAAGTTATTAACGATATTGTTTTTCAAACGAAGCTCCTTTCTTTCAATGCTTCAGTAGAAGCTGCTAGAGCAGGAGAGAATGGTAAGGGCTTCTCAGTTGTCGCTGAAGAAGTTGGTAACCTTGCAAAAATGAGTGGTGAATCAGCTGATGAGATTTCAAAGCTTCTCGTCGATAGTTTAAAGAAAGTTTCACAGATTGTTGAAGACTCAAGTCGTCAGGTTAATAATTCTTTAAATGCAAGTAAGGATAAAATTAATAAGAGTGTCGAGATTAGTAGCCAGTGTCAGAAAGTTTTTGGACAAGTTATTAATAACTTTGATGAAGTAGCTGCAAACTCAAATGAGGTAGCATCAGCATCAAAAGAACAACTTATTGGAGTCGAAGAAGTGAGTAAGGCAATGCAGGAGATTTCGAGTTCTGCTAGTCAGACAAGTCAATCTGCTCATGACCTTAAAGCTGCTTCAACAGATCTAAGTCAGTCAGTAGTAAATATTGGTGGTAATATTACTAACTTAAAAACATTAATTACTGAGAATACCTCTTTTGTAAGAAAAGGCGAAGTGATCAACTTTATGCCAAAAGCAAAGAAGGCTTCACCGAAGAATAATAAAGCCGCTTAA
- the cheB gene encoding chemotaxis-specific protein-glutamate methyltransferase CheB, with protein MGSLAKSYIEIADVMAKESGAHFTAQNNAMIKSRIDKRIVELKLNGVDEYLTLIKKPGNQEKNALISLLTTHYTFFMREKGHFDFIVKSLPKIIERAKSKGRKKLSIWCAACSKGDEVYSLAMVLKYHLKKIDPSFTFEILGTDICEASIKHALKGVYYWKELQKVPKEYLAGNWYRGSGDISDFVKVSDDLKKYCRFKTHNLVNDDSPEYKEEFDFVLCRNVFIYFNEAQINKVMKSLNRCIVNKGYLFLGLSETLLKYEGFQNIGQSIFFRTDTDVNSPVQLNKSAKKRILIVDDSATVRKLIKKCLVDNNDFEIVGEAVDGQDGLDKIKELRPDVITLDINMPKMSGHEVIKRLPSNLKVETILISSVSKSDGDIVMRCLEDGAFDYIKKPSFDDIFNFKKALTEKINLAYSSIVKSKRGRLSSWQGQGTFNFQEGQLIAIGASTGGTEAIKQLLLTMPKQFPPILIVQHIPPVFSTAFANRLNELCPFTVKEAVDGEELKNNTVYIAPGGIHMGVIGTKNLAIKLDEETPLYSGHKPSVDYLFENLAKVKSHCVTAALLTGMGADGAKGLLKLKENKSFTITQDEDTSVVYGMPKKAFELGASCESLALDKITDKILSKIK; from the coding sequence ATGGGTAGTTTAGCAAAAAGCTATATTGAGATTGCTGATGTTATGGCAAAAGAGAGTGGAGCGCATTTTACAGCGCAAAACAACGCCATGATTAAATCTCGTATTGATAAGAGAATCGTAGAATTAAAATTAAATGGTGTTGATGAATATTTAACTCTCATCAAAAAACCAGGCAATCAAGAAAAGAATGCTCTTATATCGCTACTAACTACTCATTACACTTTCTTTATGCGTGAAAAGGGCCATTTTGATTTCATTGTTAAATCATTGCCTAAAATAATTGAAAGAGCAAAATCAAAAGGTCGCAAGAAGCTTAGTATATGGTGTGCTGCTTGTAGTAAAGGTGATGAAGTCTATAGCCTGGCGATGGTGCTAAAGTATCATCTTAAAAAAATTGATCCGAGTTTTACATTTGAAATTTTAGGGACTGATATTTGCGAAGCATCTATTAAGCATGCTCTAAAGGGTGTGTATTATTGGAAAGAACTGCAAAAAGTACCAAAAGAGTATCTTGCCGGGAATTGGTATAGAGGAAGTGGAGATATTTCTGACTTTGTAAAAGTTAGTGATGATCTTAAGAAATATTGTCGTTTTAAGACACATAATCTTGTAAATGATGATAGTCCTGAATATAAAGAAGAATTTGACTTTGTTCTTTGTCGCAATGTTTTTATATATTTTAATGAAGCACAAATTAACAAGGTCATGAAAAGTCTTAATAGGTGTATTGTTAATAAGGGATACCTATTTCTTGGCCTATCCGAAACATTATTAAAATATGAAGGTTTCCAAAATATTGGCCAGTCCATATTTTTTAGAACTGATACTGATGTAAATTCACCAGTTCAACTTAATAAAAGTGCAAAGAAACGAATTCTGATTGTAGATGATTCGGCAACTGTTAGAAAGCTTATTAAGAAATGTCTTGTGGATAATAATGATTTTGAAATTGTTGGAGAGGCAGTAGATGGTCAAGATGGCCTTGATAAGATTAAAGAGCTTAGGCCAGATGTTATCACTCTTGATATTAATATGCCTAAAATGTCTGGTCACGAGGTAATTAAGCGACTGCCAAGTAATCTGAAGGTAGAAACAATTTTAATTAGTTCTGTAAGTAAGAGTGATGGTGATATTGTTATGAGGTGTCTTGAAGATGGTGCCTTTGATTATATAAAGAAGCCTTCTTTTGACGATATCTTCAATTTCAAAAAAGCCTTAACGGAAAAAATTAATCTTGCTTATAGTAGTATTGTAAAAAGTAAGAGAGGACGTTTATCAAGTTGGCAAGGTCAAGGTACTTTCAATTTCCAAGAAGGACAGCTTATTGCTATTGGGGCCTCGACAGGTGGAACAGAGGCAATTAAACAATTGTTACTTACTATGCCAAAACAATTTCCACCTATTTTAATTGTTCAACATATTCCACCAGTTTTTTCTACTGCTTTTGCAAATAGACTTAATGAATTATGTCCATTTACCGTAAAGGAAGCAGTTGATGGAGAGGAATTAAAAAATAATACCGTCTATATTGCACCTGGAGGAATCCATATGGGTGTAATAGGAACTAAGAATTTAGCTATCAAGCTAGATGAGGAAACACCACTATATTCAGGTCATAAGCCTAGTGTTGATTACCTTTTTGAAAACTTAGCAAAAGTTAAATCTCATTGTGTTACTGCTGCATTATTAACAGGTATGGGAGCAGATGGAGCTAAGGGATTATTAAAACTAAAAGAAAATAAATCATTTACGATTACACAAGATGAAGACACATCGGTTGTTTATGGAATGCCGAAAAAAGCATTCGAACTTGGTGCATCCTGTGAGTCATTGGCCCTTGATAAGATAACCGACAAGATCTTATCAAAGATAAAATAG